The following nucleotide sequence is from Candidatus Methylomirabilis limnetica.
CCGCTCCTTCCCATAACTGATCGTCTTGATCCTCTTGGCATCGATCCCGGCGGCTACAAGGTAGTTCGTGACCGACTTGGCACGCCGCTGGCCGAGGGCGAGGTTGTACTCCCCTGTCCCGCGCTCATCGCAGTGGCCCTCAATGATAATCGAGGCGGTCGGATGTGCCTTCAACCATTGCACGTTTTCGATGAGGCTCTTTATTACATCCGCCCGAATCGACGATTTGTCGAAGTCGAAAAAGATGTCCTTCAGGGGTGAGACCTTCTTAGCGGGGACCCTTGCCACTGGGGCAGCGGCCATCTTGTCCCTCAGTGCGGCAAAGGCGGCCTGGCATTTACCACGTATGCGGGCGTCAGGATCTGCAAGCGGATTGAACTCCGTGGCCTCGTGAGTGAACCAATCCAGGCAGGCTTCCGCGGCAGCAAACTGCTCGGGAGCGAGCGTCTCGGCGCGCGCGCCCTTCGCCTCGGCGAGGGCAGCCTTCATGCTGTCGCTTTCAGGGCGATACGACGCGGTGGTCGCACACCCTGCGATCATCAGAGCCACCGATGCACAGATAAGCGCGAGCTGGAATCTCCGGCCAGTCTTCGAACTCCAGTCCATCCTAGATCCCCCTCCCGTCGACAGGCTCAGAGCATGGCCTGTGGAGCGTGCGTGCGTGCAGCGTGCAGCGCCGAACGCAATGAACGCTTTTACTTACCGCGCTGCGCAATAGCCTTGGCCTCCTCTGCGGCCTTCCTGGCGATGCCTGCCGTCATCTCCGCCGCCGCCAGATCGCGATCCGACAGCTCATCCTCAGCGAGGATAATGTACTCCCTCGCCTTGGCCATCGGGTACCGGGCTGCGCTGAAGTTCGCCGCACCTGCGGCTTGAGCCTCGGCCAAAGCCGCCTTGGCTGCGCTCACAGCAGCGGGAGCAGTCCGCTCCCCGGTAACCCAATCGTAGGATTCCGGCCTGAGATGCACCCCTGAGCAGCCCCATAGTAATACCCCCACACTGATCACAGTGGGTGCAAAGGACCGTCGAACAGCCCAGCCGCCGCTTCTCATCGCGTCCCTCCTTCAAAATCAGATGATAGCTAGCAACTGACAGCTATCTCTTAGAGGCTATACTCCTGCCCACCGATAGGTCAAGTACGCGTAATTTATCACAGTCTGTTTTACCAGTCAAAGCCAATGTCCCTGCCGGGTGCATGACATAAAAGTGAGGCTGCGTAGAGAGTTGCGGTGGGAGGGAGCTTGGGGTAGAAGTCTGACAGGCTTAGTAACGGTCAGAACGTAGGCCCCATGGGACCATCCACTCCGCCGATTGATGCACTCTCAAGGCAACGTGATGCACTGCGGGCACAACTCGTATCCGTAGGGAATATGCGACCCGGCTCTCTGGTGGCGCGTTATCGCAAATGTGGCAAGCCCGCCTGCCGCTGTGCAGGCTAGGGCGAGCGAGGGCATGGCCCAAGCTGGTCCTTGACCCACGCAGTGGAGGGCAAGACCCACACCAAGATCATCCCGGTTGCGGCGGTGCCGGTCGGATGATCTTATCTCAAAAGTCTGTCGGGCGCCCAGCTTAAAGCCGCGCTGGGCACTGGCCAACCCTCGGTCCCCTGGCAGAAGAAGACCGTTACCCACATCGTTGACTACACCTTCACGAACCGATTGTCTTGGCCGACCAGGCCGTGGGGTCGAATGACGACCTTCCGCTCCGGATCGCTTACCACGCGGCCGATCTGTAAGGCTTCCCGGCCATGATGCTTCACGATCTCCAGGAAGGACTCCGCATCTGCTTCAGCGACGACGACACAGAACCCGATCCCCATGTTGAAGACCTGGAACATCTCGTGATCGGGGATACCCCCAGATTGCTGGATCAGAGAAAATATAGGAGGAATCGGAGGGAGCCGGTCAATTTCGTATCCGACCGCGTGAGGCTGTGCGTCCAATCGTAGCAAGTTCAGCAGCCCATCGCTCGTGATATGGGCGAGCCCCGTGATGGCCAGCGATCGTTCGAGCGCCTCCACCACCTCCGGTACGTAGATGGCGGTCGGCTCCAGCAACTCTTCCCCCAGCGTTCGCCCAAACTCCTCGAACTTGGTGTCCACGGTGTACCTGTTCTGCGTGAACAGGACCTGCCGGGCCAGCGTCAGGCCGTTACTGTGGATCCCGCTGCTTCGGATTCCAATAATGACATCACCGGGCGTCACGGACCTGCCAACGATCACCTTATCAAGCGGGACATGGCCGACGCACATCCCGACCAGATCGCATCCCCACCCTTCCCGCTCAGACGCGAGCATCTCCCGGATCTGGGCGATCTCTCCGCCGCAGATGGCGACCCCTGCGCGACGCGCCCCTTCCTTCAGCCCTTGCATGAGCTGGCCGATAAGATGCGGATTCGCCTCTTGCACCGCGATATAATCCAGGAACGAAACTGGCCGAGCCCCCACGCAGAGTACATCGTTCACATTCATGGCCACGCAGTCTATCCCGATCGTATCGAACTTCTGCATCATCTGCGCGACCATAAGCTTCGTGCCCACCCCGTCGGTCGAAAGGGCCAGACCCATCCCGTGCCCGAGATCGATAACGTTCGCAAAAAAGCCGATAGGCAGGACCGGTTTCCCGATCCCTCGCACAAAGGCAAACGTTTCGGTCGCCGTCTCGATCACACGGGACAACACCTGCTCTTCCCGCTCGACATCGACGCCGGCGCCGAGGTAACTCGCTGCGCCCTCTGGCTGCTTCTGCATCTTTACTGTCCCCTTCCGACTTCCCCGCACCAGTTTCCAAATGCATTAGAACGTCCAGCACAGTGTCCCAAAAGTCTCTTTACTCTTATTGTCATTCCGGGCTTGACCCGGAATCCAGCTTCTCTACACTGGATTCCTGCTCCCGGCTTAAAACGTGCCGGGACAGGCTTCGCAGGAATGACGACCTTGGAATCAATGTAAAGAGTATTGGGGCCACAACACTGGCATCGCCACCACGAACCCATCGGTCGTGAGCCAACAGTAAGAGATTCGCTGGGGCGCGTCAAGCAGTATTGAGTGTAATCAATAATCCTTTATCGCCAGGATCCGCCAGATCGAAATCCGCGTCCTCCGCCGCCTCAAGTACTCCCGTCGCCGGCACTTTCAGCTTGGCTTTACCTCGTAACGCCACCGTGGGCAGGTGGCACCTCCAAAGGTGCGCCCGGTTCTACGACCCGGATTTGCGCAACCTCGCGTCCCAACAAGACCCAAAGAAGCTCATCGGGAATTTCCCGCACTTCTTCTTCGGGGGGTGCAAGCAGGCAGGCCAACTTTTTGTCCCGACCAGTCCGTTCGGCAAGTTTAAAGGTGATTGCTTTTTCTCCCTCAGTCATCAAGCGGATGAGGTTCGCCACATCGTCGGCATCTTTGAGTTCTGTGGCCTGCAGTTTCATGGCGGCAAGATGCGGTTTGGTCAGCACTGGGATGGAGACACCCGGAAGATGCTCGGCCCCCTGGATGGCCTCCAGCTCCCATTTATAACGCGCAATCAGCAGGTCCATCCGCGGATATTCGCCCCTGAGATCCTCAAGGAAGATGATATCGTGCTTAAAGGGATCCTCGGGAACCTTGCTCCCCTGAATCACCTCCGCGCGAAATCGTTCCGGAATGTGTTGCTTCAACAGGACGAAGAACGCATCAGTCCCAGATGTTCGAATTAAGTCCGAGTACAGGCAGAAGTCCACATCAAGGGTAGTCCGTTCGACCCCATGCAGGATCACGGCATAGCCGCCAATCACGGCCATGTCAACCTTAACGGGCAGGGCGTTGATAATGCCGTGGATTGTCTCGAAGGTATCTTTGATAGATTTCATAAACCGAGACCCCCTCCGCATCGGCCTTGAGGGCAAGAATATTGGAGACCAGACGGTGCATGGTCTCCGCCCGCTCAATGGGCGACAGTCGAAGGAAACTCGCGCGCTCCTCGGCTTTTCTGCTGTCCAGGATGGATGGCATACGAACACTGTACCACATTTCCCACCTCTATCACCAAGTCTAGCCCCCGCCCCGCGTGGGGACCCACGGGTCAAGCCCGTGGTGTCAACGGCTAAACGCCCTGTCGCCCGTGAGGCTGGCAACAGCGGAATATGATAATCCGGCATTCTACATCTGTCCGTCCCCCCAGAGAGAATCCTACCCGCGCCAATCCTGTATTTCTGCGGCATGACGCGGGTTAGCTTGCGCCGGGGAGTGCAAAAGAGTAAGATCAATTGGAAAGGACTTGAAACGGCTCTCCCCTTAGCCGAAGAAGGGAGCGATGATGCGTTACTTCAAAGTGATCGTAGAGAAACATCCGGAGGGCTATGTAGCCTATCCCATGGGGCTCAAGGGGGTGGTGATCGGCGAAGGCGAGACCTACGAGGATGCCTTGGCAGATGTGCAATCTGCCATCCGCTTCCACATCGAGACCTTTGGACTGGAAGCGCTGGAGGCCGAGTCCCCCGTCCTGGACGCCTTCATTGCAGAAGCAACAGTCACGCTCTGATGCCCACGTTTCCAGAAGAAGTCCCGAAAACAAAAACCATCGAGATCCTGGAGCGGCTGAGCTTCCAGTTGGTCCGAGAGGGGCCGCATCTGGTGATGGTGCGCAAGAACCCCGATGGGACGCAGACGTCCCTCACCATGCCTAATCACTCCTACATCAAAGGTTCGACGCTCCGCACCATCTGCACCCAAGCGGGTATCGCCAAAGACGAATTCCTCAAAGCCTACGAAGAGACATAAGTCGGGACTTGGTGAACCCGCGAATGCGCGGTGAGCTTTGCACTACTACTTTTCCCGCTCCCTGACCCTACCTGAGTCTCTCTGAGGCAACCCGCTTCGTGAGTTCGCCGATGATCGTCCCGCGCGCCGGATCGCCCGACTCGTTCACCGTAACGCCGAGGATCGCTCCGATTCGCGCATCATGAGACCTCGATGCCGCCCCCACCGGACGATAGCCGTTTTGAGGTGGAGGGGATATGCTGAAAGTGATGAGGTGACCGATGAACAACGTGAGAAGACAGGCCAACCGTAATTTGGTTGACAACAAGTCGCCCTTAGTGCAATTCTACCCGCGCAAAAGGGCCTTGTGCTTGTGTTGAGCCGTTTCAGAGGTCTAGCACGTGGGGATGATGAGCAGGCTGTCGCGACTTTAATCCGGCGTGAAAGGGGAGGTGCAATGGTTTATCACATATTGTGCGAAGTTGTGCCAGGGCGAGAAGAGGCGTTGGATCGCTTCTTGTGTGGCAAGATGAAGAAGTTCTGGCTTGCTCAGCCAGGGGTTTCGAGGTTTCACGCCTTCAGGGACTTCGTGGATAGCAAGTTTGAGCGGATCATTATGATTGAAGTGGG
It contains:
- the pal gene encoding peptidoglycan-associated lipoprotein Pal, giving the protein MDWSSKTGRRFQLALICASVALMIAGCATTASYRPESDSMKAALAEAKGARAETLAPEQFAAAEACLDWFTHEATEFNPLADPDARIRGKCQAAFAALRDKMAAAPVARVPAKKVSPLKDIFFDFDKSSIRADVIKSLIENVQWLKAHPTASIIIEGHCDERGTGEYNLALGQRRAKSVTNYLVAAGIDAKRIKTISYGKERPFATGHDESTRKLNRRAHLVLQ
- a CDS encoding DUF6788 family protein, yielding MGPSTPPIDALSRQRDALRAQLVSVGNMRPGSLVARYRKCGKPACRCAG
- the purM gene encoding phosphoribosylformylglycinamidine cyclo-ligase, whose amino-acid sequence is MQKQPEGAASYLGAGVDVEREEQVLSRVIETATETFAFVRGIGKPVLPIGFFANVIDLGHGMGLALSTDGVGTKLMVAQMMQKFDTIGIDCVAMNVNDVLCVGARPVSFLDYIAVQEANPHLIGQLMQGLKEGARRAGVAICGGEIAQIREMLASEREGWGCDLVGMCVGHVPLDKVIVGRSVTPGDVIIGIRSSGIHSNGLTLARQVLFTQNRYTVDTKFEEFGRTLGEELLEPTAIYVPEVVEALERSLAITGLAHITSDGLLNLLRLDAQPHAVGYEIDRLPPIPPIFSLIQQSGGIPDHEMFQVFNMGIGFCVVVAEADAESFLEIVKHHGREALQIGRVVSDPERKVVIRPHGLVGQDNRFVKV
- a CDS encoding type II toxin-antitoxin system HicA family toxin encodes the protein MPTFPEEVPKTKTIEILERLSFQLVREGPHLVMVRKNPDGTQTSLTMPNHSYIKGSTLRTICTQAGIAKDEFLKAYEET
- a CDS encoding type II toxin-antitoxin system HicB family antitoxin, whose amino-acid sequence is MRYFKVIVEKHPEGYVAYPMGLKGVVIGEGETYEDALADVQSAIRFHIETFGLEALEAESPVLDAFIAEATVTL